The Sphingosinithalassobacter sp. CS137 genome includes a region encoding these proteins:
- a CDS encoding TonB-dependent receptor: MRKAGFLIAAAPAALFASMPASAQDAAAQSGQDETPVARTQSVGDEIVVTAQRRSESINDVPMAVQALSGDSLRDLRIDNVQSLATNVPGLAVAPAYSGVPIFTLRGIGFNSVNITATSTVGIYQDELAYPYPSMASGPLFDLERVEVLKGPQGTLYGRNTTAGLVDFITNKPQLGAVTGSGTVEVGNYQTYNFEGALNLPLGDTAAIRFAFRSENSDEGWQIDQSRGERLGEKDRLAGRVSLLFQPSDTFEAFASVSGWRDRSETQAGQAISLNLTNRLTQASPAVGPGDFNIPGLLTYLANNQPDEASDAGFAPSSQLGATVGLAPGIGAPRADSDFFSAQLRLTVRPNSELSIISMTGYSDFSRQDVVDFSGVPYEIVATEYDASIETFSQELRFEGDHPGFRWSLGGYYAHDELKEGSVFLIGDNSSVRYLRASTLGILANPVLNAIFNTAGYTPADVAVAFRAGGGSATGYSETYSGFANAEFDVSDNFTISGGVRIGMDYTELDGCSIDVNGNYQAIVNTAGRAIIFQTYGVIAPLVVPGGCTTYDPTTNQDVLVHEELNESNVSGRLAFQYTPSDATLIYASAARGVKSGNIPIVPANRAVQFTPATQELLTAYEVGIKQELGDRFAQVNVSAFFYDYQDKQFSSYVPDPTFGALQRLVNIPESHAWGIDAEVTLRPTPAFVLTWNGTYLNTEIENYVGANAAGIPTDFSGAEFSFAPEFSTSATATLTLPLSSSLNFQATLNGSYRTETHSDFGEDPLFRIPDYALVNGSFGIASANGGWALTVWGRNITDTYYWTSVVDNQNLNVRYAGMPRTYGASFTFNF, encoded by the coding sequence ATGCGCAAGGCAGGTTTTCTCATCGCCGCGGCACCGGCTGCATTGTTCGCCTCCATGCCTGCCTCGGCGCAGGACGCCGCGGCGCAGTCCGGTCAGGACGAAACGCCCGTCGCGCGCACGCAGTCGGTGGGCGATGAAATCGTGGTGACCGCGCAGCGACGCAGCGAATCGATCAACGACGTCCCAATGGCGGTGCAGGCGCTTTCCGGCGATTCGTTGCGCGACCTGCGCATCGACAATGTGCAGTCGCTCGCCACCAACGTGCCCGGTCTTGCGGTGGCGCCCGCCTATTCCGGTGTGCCGATCTTCACGCTGCGCGGCATCGGCTTCAACAGCGTCAACATCACCGCGACCTCGACGGTCGGCATCTACCAGGATGAACTGGCCTATCCCTATCCCTCAATGGCGAGCGGTCCGCTCTTCGATCTGGAGCGTGTCGAGGTGCTGAAGGGTCCGCAGGGCACGCTATATGGCCGTAACACCACCGCCGGCCTTGTCGACTTCATCACCAACAAGCCGCAGCTGGGGGCCGTCACCGGCTCCGGTACGGTCGAGGTCGGCAACTACCAGACCTATAACTTCGAGGGCGCGCTCAACCTTCCGCTCGGCGATACCGCGGCGATCCGCTTCGCCTTCCGTTCCGAGAACAGCGACGAGGGTTGGCAGATCGACCAGAGCCGCGGCGAGAGGCTGGGCGAAAAGGATCGCCTTGCGGGTCGCGTCTCGCTACTGTTCCAGCCGTCCGACACGTTCGAGGCGTTCGCATCCGTATCGGGCTGGCGCGATCGGTCCGAAACCCAGGCGGGGCAGGCGATCAGCCTCAACCTCACCAATCGCCTCACGCAGGCCTCTCCAGCGGTCGGCCCAGGCGATTTCAACATTCCCGGCCTGCTGACCTATCTCGCGAACAATCAGCCAGACGAGGCCAGCGACGCGGGCTTCGCCCCGTCCTCTCAGCTCGGCGCGACTGTCGGCCTGGCGCCGGGCATCGGAGCCCCGCGTGCCGACAGCGACTTCTTTTCGGCTCAGCTCCGTCTGACGGTTCGGCCGAATTCCGAACTCTCGATCATCTCGATGACCGGCTACAGCGATTTCTCGCGCCAGGACGTCGTCGATTTCAGCGGCGTCCCCTATGAAATCGTCGCTACCGAATATGATGCGAGCATCGAGACCTTCTCGCAGGAGCTGCGGTTCGAGGGCGACCATCCGGGCTTCCGCTGGTCGCTGGGCGGATATTATGCCCACGACGAGCTGAAGGAAGGCAGCGTCTTCCTGATCGGCGACAACTCGTCGGTCCGCTATCTTCGCGCATCGACGCTGGGCATCCTTGCCAACCCGGTGCTGAACGCGATTTTCAACACCGCTGGGTACACCCCGGCGGATGTAGCGGTCGCCTTCCGTGCAGGCGGTGGCAGCGCGACCGGCTATTCCGAAACCTATAGCGGCTTTGCAAATGCCGAATTCGATGTCAGCGACAACTTCACCATTTCGGGCGGCGTGCGGATCGGAATGGATTATACCGAGCTGGACGGCTGTTCGATCGACGTGAACGGCAACTACCAGGCGATCGTCAATACCGCCGGACGGGCGATCATCTTCCAGACCTATGGCGTGATCGCACCGCTGGTCGTGCCCGGCGGCTGCACCACCTACGATCCCACGACCAATCAGGACGTGCTCGTCCACGAAGAGCTGAACGAGAGCAACGTCTCCGGCCGGCTCGCATTCCAGTACACGCCCAGTGATGCGACGCTGATCTATGCCTCTGCGGCGCGCGGTGTGAAGTCGGGCAATATCCCGATCGTGCCCGCCAACCGCGCGGTGCAGTTCACTCCGGCCACGCAGGAATTGCTCACTGCCTATGAAGTCGGGATCAAGCAGGAACTCGGCGATCGCTTCGCCCAGGTGAACGTGTCCGCCTTCTTTTATGATTATCAGGACAAGCAGTTCAGCTCTTACGTTCCGGACCCGACCTTCGGTGCGCTCCAGCGGCTGGTCAACATTCCGGAATCGCACGCCTGGGGTATCGATGCGGAAGTGACGCTGCGTCCGACGCCGGCGTTCGTGCTGACCTGGAACGGCACGTATCTGAACACTGAAATCGAAAATTATGTCGGTGCCAACGCCGCCGGCATTCCGACCGACTTCTCGGGTGCGGAATTTTCGTTCGCGCCTGAATTCTCGACCAGTGCGACCGCGACGCTGACGCTGCCGCTGTCGTCCAGCCTCAATTTCCAGGCGACGCTCAATGGTAGCTACCGCACGGAGACCCATTCGGACTTCGGCGAGGATCCGCTGTTCCGCATCCCGGACTATGCGCTGGTGAACGGCAGCTTCGGCATTGCCAGCGCCAATGGCGGCTGGGCCCTGACCGTCTGGGGCCGGAATATCACCGACACCTATTACTGGACGTCGGTCGTCGACAACCAGAACCTCAACGTCCGTTATGCCGGGATGCCGCGCACCTACGGTGCTTCCTTCACCTTCAACTTCTGA
- a CDS encoding oxygenase MpaB family protein, translating to MNDAALSMPAAGHVGPAADAPAPTRKKKPVIPRVDFLNPPGAPAYYEPDSIAWDVFKNPVSLFVGGITAVLLELGEPRVRAGVWGHSIFPTDPVTRMRRTGMVTHVSVYAPRAVADKVIGGVVRMHEKVRGTTSEGEAYHANDPELLDWVQATVGYGFMEAYAAFCRPLSNADRDRSYRESKPIADLFLARGAPTSLAEQQQQFEAMRPRIQSHPIVFEFLDIVRRTPAVPGPLRPFQWMMVRGGISLLPLWAIERLELDGEEYHLAWWERRILKAMGAAFERIHIKNAPPAQASRRLGLPSNYLYRG from the coding sequence ATGAATGACGCCGCACTTTCCATGCCAGCAGCCGGCCATGTCGGCCCGGCTGCGGACGCCCCGGCGCCGACGCGGAAGAAGAAGCCGGTGATTCCGCGCGTGGATTTCCTCAATCCGCCCGGCGCGCCTGCCTATTACGAGCCGGACTCGATCGCATGGGACGTGTTCAAGAACCCGGTGTCGTTGTTCGTCGGCGGAATAACGGCGGTGCTGCTCGAACTCGGTGAGCCGCGCGTGCGCGCGGGAGTGTGGGGACACTCGATCTTTCCTACCGATCCCGTCACTCGAATGCGGCGTACGGGGATGGTCACGCATGTGAGCGTCTATGCCCCCCGCGCCGTCGCCGACAAGGTGATCGGTGGTGTCGTACGGATGCACGAAAAGGTGCGCGGTACGACTTCCGAGGGTGAGGCCTACCATGCAAACGACCCGGAGTTGCTTGATTGGGTGCAGGCCACCGTGGGCTATGGTTTTATGGAGGCCTATGCTGCGTTCTGCCGTCCGCTGAGCAATGCCGACCGCGACCGGTCTTATCGGGAATCGAAGCCGATCGCCGACCTTTTCCTCGCACGCGGCGCGCCGACCAGCCTGGCGGAGCAGCAGCAGCAGTTCGAGGCGATGCGCCCACGAATCCAGTCGCACCCCATCGTCTTCGAGTTTCTCGACATCGTCAGGAGGACGCCGGCCGTTCCCGGGCCGTTGCGCCCGTTCCAGTGGATGATGGTACGCGGCGGCATCTCTCTGTTGCCGCTCTGGGCGATCGAACGGCTGGAGCTCGACGGGGAGGAATATCACCTCGCTTGGTGGGAGCGGCGTATCCTGAAGGCGATGGGCGCAGCGTTCGAACGCATCCACATCAAGAATGCGCCTCCGGCGCAGGCGTCGCGCAGGCTGGGCCTGCCGTCGAACTACCTTTACCGCGGATAG
- a CDS encoding (2Fe-2S)-binding protein has product MEQLVRPTGIECEIARPTSLTINGETGEYGIPAWTSLLDFLRERLGLTGTKKGCDHGQCGACTVLIDGRRINSCLKLAVTLDGAEITTIEGLAGKDGTLHPLQEAFVRHDGFQCGYCTPGQICSAQGLLNEGKADSRDSIREYMSGNICRCGAYPNIVDAVEDVLRGRTSEPRMPE; this is encoded by the coding sequence ATGGAGCAACTCGTCCGACCGACAGGGATCGAGTGCGAGATCGCACGCCCGACGTCCCTCACCATCAATGGGGAAACCGGTGAATACGGCATCCCTGCCTGGACTTCGCTGCTCGACTTCCTGCGCGAGCGGCTCGGGCTGACCGGCACCAAGAAGGGCTGCGACCACGGCCAATGCGGCGCCTGCACCGTCCTGATCGACGGGCGGCGGATCAACTCCTGCCTGAAGCTTGCCGTCACGCTCGACGGTGCGGAGATCACCACGATCGAGGGGTTGGCAGGAAAGGATGGGACGCTGCATCCGCTGCAGGAAGCCTTTGTGCGGCATGACGGCTTTCAGTGCGGCTATTGCACGCCGGGACAGATCTGCTCGGCGCAGGGCCTGCTCAACGAGGGCAAGGCCGACAGCCGCGACAGCATCCGCGAGTATATGAGCGGCAACATCTGCCGCTGCGGCGCCTATCCCAACATCGTCGATGCCGTCGAGGACGTGCTGCGTGGCCGGACGAGCGAGCCGAGGATGCCGGAATGA
- a CDS encoding FAD binding domain-containing protein: protein MNRFSYARPTTVAEALSEVRGEAVRFLAGGTNLVDLMREEVERPVKLVDINRLPLRDIEETEGGGLKIGALVPNSDLAWDARIESRYPLLSAALLAGASPQLRNAATTGGNLLQRTRCYYFYDVATACNKRDPGSGCQAIGGLTRLHAILGASEHCIATHPSDMCVALQALDARVHVEGPEGARAIAFQDFHRLPGDRPQDDTTLRPGELVTAIELPAERFDMHYTYLKLRDRQSYAFALVSVAAALRMEDDVIGEVRLALGGVAHKPWRNREAEALLVGKAPSADAYAEVADAILAEARGQGTNDFKIPLARRAILRALDQAANANPQSQIEKRIA, encoded by the coding sequence ATGAATCGCTTCTCCTATGCCCGCCCCACCACGGTGGCCGAGGCGCTTTCCGAGGTTCGCGGCGAGGCAGTGCGTTTCCTGGCCGGCGGCACCAATCTCGTCGATCTGATGCGCGAGGAGGTCGAACGGCCTGTGAAGCTGGTCGACATCAATCGCCTGCCGCTCAGAGACATCGAGGAGACCGAGGGCGGGGGGCTGAAGATCGGCGCGCTGGTGCCCAATTCGGACCTCGCCTGGGATGCGCGGATCGAGAGCCGCTATCCGCTGCTCTCCGCTGCGCTGCTCGCGGGCGCCAGCCCGCAGCTGCGCAACGCGGCGACCACCGGCGGCAACCTGCTTCAGCGCACGCGCTGCTATTATTTCTACGACGTTGCCACCGCCTGCAACAAACGCGATCCCGGTAGCGGTTGTCAGGCGATCGGCGGGCTCACGCGGCTGCACGCCATCCTTGGTGCCAGCGAGCACTGCATCGCCACCCATCCCTCCGATATGTGCGTCGCGCTGCAGGCGCTCGACGCCCGGGTTCACGTCGAAGGGCCCGAGGGCGCGCGCGCGATTGCGTTCCAGGATTTTCACCGCCTCCCCGGTGATCGGCCGCAGGACGATACGACTCTCAGGCCCGGTGAACTGGTCACCGCGATCGAACTGCCCGCCGAACGCTTCGACATGCATTACACCTATCTGAAACTGCGCGACCGCCAGTCCTATGCCTTCGCGCTGGTGTCCGTCGCGGCGGCGCTGAGGATGGAGGACGACGTCATCGGCGAGGTCCGGCTGGCGCTGGGCGGCGTGGCGCACAAGCCCTGGCGCAACCGCGAGGCCGAAGCGCTGCTGGTCGGCAAGGCGCCATCGGCAGACGCCTATGCCGAAGTGGCCGACGCCATTCTCGCGGAGGCGCGCGGGCAGGGCACGAACGACTTCAAGATCCCGCTCGCGCGTCGCGCCATCCTGCGCGCGCTCGACCAGGCGGCCAACGCCAATCCGCAGAGCCAGATCGAGAAGCGGATCGCATGA
- a CDS encoding xanthine dehydrogenase family protein molybdopterin-binding subunit has product MREPSTMTMQPTMTKARFGTPLSRVDGPAKVTGQAKYAAEFARADLLHGHVHTARIAKGKIKRIDMARALDVAGVVDVITHENRPHVTWLPIKMKDMVAPPVGSPFRALYGPDIIYSGQPIALVVAESEEIARYASSLLEVEYEWAEFRTDLNEAREDGFSPLIPRVGYHKPKSRGDGEGAFAASPVQVAGEYHLMPEHHNPMEMFASTVFWENDGTITIYDKTQGVKNSHWYVCSALGFDRDKVRVLSPFVGGAFGSGLRPQYQLYLAGLAAKKLERSVRVVMTRQEMFGHGYQPECYQTVKLGAEEDGRLNAIVNSAVTATSSFEHYMETIVNWGALTYRCENAKLDYEIAAIDTFTPCDMRAPGGATGMNLFEIAMDELAYACGIDPLELRLRNYAEREQIKDKPWTSRALRECYEQGARRFGWEKRSHEPRSMRDGRELIGWGMATGVWEAMMGPTSVRAVLSADGSLKVGTATADMGPGTYTMMTQIAAATTGLPVEKITAELGDTELPFSPVEGGSWTAASTGSAVQKACESLLEELFDKARHLDGCPLSGAHHDDIDFADGHIVLKDNPAIGMRFDEILAAAGMDELEVKEMARPGVFNMMKKARNTHSAVFVEVRVDEEVGMARVTRIVDAVAAGRIINPKTARSQILGGCVFAIGMALTEETLADHRIGRFMNHNLAEYHVPVNADVPDIDVIFVEEHDTEVSPIGVKGVGEIGIVGTAAAIANALFHATGKRIRDLPITIDKLMT; this is encoded by the coding sequence ATGAGGGAACCCAGCACCATGACGATGCAGCCGACCATGACGAAAGCCCGCTTCGGCACGCCGCTCAGCCGCGTCGATGGCCCGGCGAAGGTCACCGGGCAGGCGAAATATGCGGCGGAGTTCGCGCGTGCCGACCTCCTGCACGGCCACGTCCATACTGCCCGGATCGCCAAGGGAAAGATCAAGCGCATCGACATGGCGCGGGCGCTGGACGTCGCCGGCGTCGTCGATGTCATTACGCACGAGAACCGGCCCCACGTGACGTGGTTGCCGATCAAGATGAAGGATATGGTTGCGCCGCCGGTCGGCAGTCCGTTCCGGGCGCTGTACGGGCCCGACATCATCTATTCGGGTCAGCCGATCGCGCTGGTGGTGGCCGAGAGCGAGGAGATCGCCCGCTACGCCTCCAGCCTGTTGGAAGTCGAATATGAGTGGGCTGAATTCCGGACCGATCTGAACGAAGCGCGCGAGGACGGCTTCAGCCCGCTCATCCCGCGGGTGGGGTATCACAAGCCGAAGTCGCGCGGCGACGGAGAGGGGGCGTTCGCCGCCTCTCCCGTGCAGGTCGCGGGCGAATACCATCTGATGCCCGAGCACCACAATCCGATGGAGATGTTTGCCTCCACTGTCTTCTGGGAGAATGACGGCACGATCACCATCTACGACAAGACGCAAGGGGTGAAGAACAGCCACTGGTACGTCTGCAGCGCGCTGGGATTCGATCGCGACAAGGTGCGCGTGCTTTCCCCCTTCGTGGGCGGTGCCTTCGGATCGGGCCTGCGGCCGCAATACCAGCTCTATCTCGCGGGTCTCGCCGCCAAGAAGCTGGAGCGATCGGTTCGCGTGGTCATGACGCGGCAGGAGATGTTCGGCCACGGCTATCAGCCCGAATGCTACCAGACGGTCAAGCTGGGCGCCGAGGAGGACGGGCGGCTCAACGCGATCGTCAACTCGGCGGTGACGGCGACCTCCAGCTTCGAGCATTACATGGAGACGATCGTCAATTGGGGCGCGCTCACCTATCGCTGCGAGAACGCCAAGCTCGACTACGAGATCGCGGCGATCGACACCTTTACGCCATGTGACATGCGCGCGCCGGGCGGGGCGACGGGCATGAACCTGTTCGAGATCGCGATGGACGAGCTGGCCTATGCCTGCGGCATCGACCCGCTCGAGCTGCGCCTGCGCAACTATGCCGAGCGCGAGCAGATCAAGGACAAGCCCTGGACTTCCAGGGCGCTGCGCGAATGCTACGAACAGGGCGCGCGCAGGTTCGGATGGGAGAAGCGCAGCCACGAGCCGCGCTCGATGCGCGATGGGCGCGAGCTGATCGGCTGGGGCATGGCGACCGGCGTCTGGGAGGCGATGATGGGTCCGACCAGCGTGCGGGCGGTGCTGTCGGCCGACGGCTCGCTGAAGGTCGGCACCGCGACCGCCGACATGGGGCCGGGCACCTACACGATGATGACCCAGATCGCCGCCGCCACGACCGGGCTGCCGGTCGAGAAGATCACCGCCGAGCTCGGCGATACCGAACTGCCGTTCTCGCCGGTGGAGGGTGGCTCGTGGACCGCGGCCTCGACCGGCTCGGCGGTGCAGAAGGCGTGCGAATCGCTGCTCGAGGAGCTGTTCGACAAGGCCCGCCACCTGGACGGCTGCCCGTTGTCCGGCGCGCACCACGACGACATCGACTTCGCCGATGGCCATATCGTCCTCAAGGACAATCCTGCGATTGGGATGCGCTTCGACGAAATCCTCGCCGCGGCCGGGATGGACGAGCTGGAAGTCAAGGAAATGGCCCGGCCCGGCGTGTTCAACATGATGAAGAAGGCGCGCAATACGCATTCGGCCGTCTTCGTCGAGGTGCGCGTCGACGAAGAGGTCGGGATGGCGCGCGTTACCCGCATCGTCGACGCGGTCGCCGCCGGAAGGATCATCAATCCCAAGACCGCACGCAGCCAGATCCTGGGCGGCTGCGTCTTCGCCATCGGCATGGCGCTGACGGAGGAGACGCTCGCCGATCACCGGATCGGCCGCTTCATGAACCACAATCTCGCCGAATATCACGTGCCGGTGAATGCCGACGTGCCCGACATCGACGTGATCTTCGTCGAGGAACACGACACCGAGGTCAGCCCGATCGGCGTCAAGGGGGTGGGCGAGATCGGCATCGTCGGCACCGCAGCAGCTATCGCCAACGCCCTGTTCCATGCGACCGGTAAGCGCATCCGCGATTTGCCGATCACCATCGACAAGCTGATGACGTAA
- a CDS encoding DNA gyrase inhibitor YacG translates to MARRETCPLCSNPPVQEHAPFCSRGCRDRDLLKWLGEGYRLPGEAAAPDPHSGLDTPENRD, encoded by the coding sequence ATGGCGCGACGCGAAACCTGCCCCCTGTGCAGCAATCCCCCAGTGCAGGAGCACGCCCCCTTCTGCAGCCGTGGCTGCCGCGACCGTGATCTGCTCAAATGGCTGGGCGAAGGCTATCGCCTGCCCGGCGAAGCCGCCGCACCCGATCCGCACAGCGGGCTGGACACACCCGAGAATCGGGACTAA
- a CDS encoding ribonuclease → MAEWLYEAGIGETRAALVARGTIWKARIELPDAGPRTGTVALARLADRVTGRVTLESGGDALCDPLPKGITQGARLMVRIVREAIPEPGRAKLPKAVPAAESAAPLTGPDLLARITASGHPVRRLHPHEPDLLEQAGWSEVLEEARTGEIAFAGGALRLSLTPAMTLFDVDGPAPLEPLAVNAAHAVARAMERHGIAGSVGIDFPTLSGKAARQAVAEAIDASLPQPFERTSMNGFGFLQIVRRRMRPSLPELVRADPTGAEARAELRRIERLPPPPPATHMVGRRVARRLAQEPGWTAELGRRTGGAAHFETAEER, encoded by the coding sequence TTGGCTGAGTGGCTCTACGAAGCCGGCATCGGTGAGACGCGCGCCGCGCTGGTCGCGCGCGGCACGATCTGGAAGGCGAGGATCGAGCTTCCGGACGCGGGGCCGCGCACCGGCACCGTTGCGCTCGCCCGTCTCGCCGATCGAGTGACGGGGCGAGTGACTCTCGAATCCGGCGGCGACGCGCTATGCGATCCGCTCCCCAAGGGGATTACGCAGGGCGCGCGCCTGATGGTGCGGATCGTCCGCGAGGCGATCCCCGAGCCGGGCCGCGCAAAGCTGCCCAAAGCCGTTCCCGCCGCCGAGAGCGCGGCTCCATTGACCGGACCCGACCTTCTCGCGCGCATCACTGCAAGCGGGCATCCGGTCCGCCGCCTCCATCCGCACGAGCCCGACCTGCTCGAGCAGGCCGGCTGGTCCGAAGTGCTCGAGGAAGCCCGCACCGGCGAGATCGCCTTCGCGGGCGGCGCGCTGCGGCTTTCGCTCACGCCGGCAATGACATTGTTCGATGTCGACGGCCCCGCCCCGCTCGAGCCGCTTGCGGTCAACGCCGCCCATGCCGTTGCGCGCGCGATGGAGCGCCACGGCATCGCCGGTTCGGTCGGCATCGACTTTCCCACGCTTTCGGGCAAGGCAGCGCGTCAGGCAGTCGCAGAAGCCATCGACGCCTCGCTCCCCCAGCCGTTCGAGCGCACCAGCATGAACGGCTTCGGCTTTCTCCAGATCGTTCGGCGGCGAATGCGCCCGTCCTTGCCGGAGCTTGTCCGCGCGGATCCGACCGGTGCCGAGGCGCGGGCGGAGCTGCGCCGGATCGAACGGCTTCCCCCACCCCCGCCCGCTACCCATATGGTGGGCCGGCGCGTCGCGCGGCGCCTGGCACAGGAACCTGGCTGGACGGCCGAGCTTGGGCGCAGGACCGGCGGCGCGGCGCACTTCGAAACCGCCGAGGAGCGATGA
- a CDS encoding Maf family protein gives MKLVLASTSPRRRDLLARIGVVPDRIAAPEVDEDPLPGELPRRYVLRIAEAKAAAVPRAPDEVLLAGDTTIAVGRRILGKPADEADLRRMLELLSGRRHHCLSAVTLIGLDGRARTRLADTQVAFKRLTRAEIDEYVSTGEGMGKAGGYAIQGHAEGFVRWLSGSHSGVIGLPLYETRALLAAVGYRFG, from the coding sequence ATGAAACTCGTTCTCGCCTCCACCTCGCCGCGCCGTCGCGACTTGCTCGCCCGGATCGGCGTCGTGCCCGATCGCATCGCCGCTCCCGAAGTTGACGAGGACCCGCTGCCCGGCGAACTGCCGCGCCGCTATGTGCTGCGCATCGCCGAAGCGAAGGCGGCGGCGGTGCCCCGCGCTCCCGACGAAGTGCTGCTGGCCGGTGACACCACGATCGCGGTCGGCCGCCGCATCCTCGGCAAGCCCGCCGACGAAGCCGATCTGCGCCGCATGCTCGAACTGCTCTCGGGAAGGCGCCACCATTGCCTTTCGGCGGTCACGCTGATCGGCCTCGACGGTCGCGCGCGCACCCGCCTCGCCGACACGCAGGTCGCTTTCAAGCGGCTCACCCGCGCCGAAATCGACGAATATGTCTCCACCGGCGAGGGAATGGGCAAGGCGGGCGGCTATGCCATCCAGGGCCATGCCGAGGGCTTCGTGCGCTGGCTTTCCGGCAGCCACTCGGGCGTGATTGGATTGCCCCTCTACGAAACGCGCGCCCTGCTCGCCGCAGTCGGCTATCGATTTGGCTGA
- the infA gene encoding translation initiation factor IF-1: MAKEELLEMRGQVVELLPNAMFRVRLENDHEILGHTAGKMRKNRIRVLVGDEVLVELTPYDLTKGRITYRFK; encoded by the coding sequence TTGGCAAAGGAAGAACTGCTCGAGATGCGCGGACAGGTGGTGGAGCTGCTGCCCAACGCCATGTTTCGCGTGCGGCTCGAGAACGACCACGAGATTCTGGGCCATACCGCCGGCAAGATGCGCAAGAACCGTATCCGCGTGCTGGTGGGCGACGAAGTACTCGTCGAGCTCACGCCCTATGATCTGACCAAGGGCCGGATCACCTATCGCTTCAAGTGA